The Daucus carota subsp. sativus chromosome 7, DH1 v3.0, whole genome shotgun sequence genome window below encodes:
- the LOC108196107 gene encoding beta-amyrin 28-monooxygenase-like codes for MDITSFSSLLVCSLIIISALVATIILTTKIAVKGHKNLPPGSYGWPFVGETLALLQAGWNGTPEKFIRERVEKHGDVFKTCLLGDSIVVFSGVAGNKFLFGNEGKTVALWWPKSVNKLFENCLITSSGEEAKWTRKMLHSFLSPDAFSRLYINIMDQVTQKHISTHWQGKQEVKVYHTIKFYTFELACRLFMSLEDPDHIKKLAYHFNIFLKGIIQIPLNVPGTRFYNAMRAVNAIRKDLHVITRQRRVDLEQKTASPSQDLLSHLLVSSDEHGRFLTEAEIVNNILTLLFAGHDTSSVSITLVMKTLAEKPHVYQKIYDEHMEIAAAKGHAELLQWDDIQKMKYTWNVVSEVMRITPPVIGAFREALVDFTYAGYTIPKGWKLYWSTVSTSKDERYFPDPTEFDASRFDGAGPTPYSYVPFGGGPRMCLGKEFARMEILVFLHNVVKKFKWDLLIADEKIEYDPMPTPVKGLPISLHPHNV; via the exons ATGGATATAACATCATTTTCCTCCTTGTTAGTATGTAGCCTTATAATCATATCTGCCCTCGTAGCTACTATCATCCTAACCACGAAAATCGCAGTAAAAGGGCACAAAAATCTCCCTCCTGGAAGCTACGGATGGCCATTTGTGGGAGAAACACTAGCTCTTCTTCAAGCGGGCTGGAATGGAACTCCAGAGAAGTTCATAAGGGAGAGGGTTGAGAAACATGGCGACGTATTCAAGACATGTTTGCTTGGAGACTCGATAGTGGTGTTCTCAGGGGTGGCTGGAAACAAGTTCTTGTTTGGGAATGAGGGCAAGACGGTGGCGCTGTGGTGGCCTAAATCAGTAAAcaagttgtttgaaaactgCTTGATTACGAGCAGCGGGGAAGAAGCCAAGTGGACGAGGAAAATGCTGCACTCGTTTCTGTCTCCAGACGCTTTCTCTAGACTATATATCAATATCATGGATCAAGTTACTCAGAAGCACATCTCAACTCATTGGCAAG GTAAACAAGAAGTGAAAGTCTATCACACCATCAAGTTCTATACGTTTGAGCTCGCTTGTCGTTTGTTCATGAGCCTTGAAGACCCGGACCATATCAAGAAACTAGCCTACCATTTCAATATATTCTTAAAAGGGATCATACAAATCCCTCTCAATGTGCCTGGCACACGATTTTATAATGCAATGAGGGCTGTTAATGCTATAAGAAAAGACCTTCATGTTATAACAAGACAGAGAAGAGTAGACTTGGAGCAGAAAACAGCTTCCCCTTCCCAAGACCTATTGTCTCATCTGCTAGTTTCTTCTGACGAACATGGGAGGTTTCTGACTGAAGCGGAGATTGTGAACAATATACTGACATTACTTTTTGCTGGACACGACACTTCCAGTGTGTCGATAACCTTAGTCATGAAGACTCTTGCAGAAAAGCCTCATGTCTACCAAAAGATTTATGATG AACATATGGAGATAGCAGCAGCTAAAGGACATGCAGAGTTACTACAATGGGATGACATACAGAAGATGAAATACACGTGGAATGTTGTCAGTGAAGTTATGAGAATAACGCCACCTGTAATTGGAGCTTTTAGAGAGGCCTTGGTGGATTTTACTTACGCGGGATATACCATTCCCAAAGGATGGAAG TTATACTGGAGTACTGTTTCAACAAGTAAGGATGAGAGGTACTTTCCAGATCCCACAGAATTTGATGCTTCGCGATTTGATGGAGCAGGACCAACTCCATATTCCTATGTTCCATTCGGAGGGGGGCCTAGGATGTGCTTAGGAAAAGAGTTTGCTCGGATGGAAATACTCGTATTTTTGCACAATGTGGTAAAGAAGTTTAAGTGGGATTTACTGATTGCTGATGAGAAGATTGAATATGATCCTATGCCTACCCCAGTAAAAGGACTGCCTATATCCCTTCATCCTCACAATGTTTGA